The nucleotide sequence CTTATTTAActtatgtaaatatattttaaagtcttGAAGACTAATTAGTTCAAAATAGACAACAGTTATAACAACCATTACAAGTACTTAGATGAGAGACATACATCATGTGATTTCAAAACAAGAATTACCCGATAcatgatttataatattttatttgactagtatagatatgttttaaagttatgagAGCGGAATAAgtccaaattaaacaatatttgtACAAGTCATTACAACTAATGCCCACAGAGTTGTACATTAGGTAATTCCAAATGACAACTAAGCTGCTTGTGGGTGATGAAAAACCATAAGTTCATCCTTTCATTAACAACTCAAATAATAGAGGTTTGGGAAAGCCATGGTTATATGTAACATCTTATTTAActtatgtaaatatattttaaagtcttGAAGACTAATTAGTTCAAAATAGACAACAGTTATAACAACCATTACAAGTACTTAGATGAGAGACATACATCATGTGATTTCAAAACAAGAATTACCCGATAcatgatttataatattttatttgactagtatagatatgttttaaagttatgagAGCGGAATAAgtccaaattaaacaatatttgtACAAGTCATTACAACTAATGCCCACAGAGTTGTACATTAGGTAATTCCAAATGACAACTAAGCTGCTTGTGGGTGATGAAAAACCATAAGTTCATCCTTTCATTAACAACTCAAATAATAGAGGTTTGGGAAAGCCATGGTTATATGTAACATCTTATTTAActtatgtaaatatattttaaagtcttGAAGACTAATTAGTTCAAAATAGACAACAGTTATAACAACCATTACAAGTACTTAGATGAGAGACATACATCATGTGATTTCAAAACAAGAATTACCCGATAcatgatttataatattttatttgactagtatagatatgttttaaagttatgagAGCGGAATAAgtccaaattaaacaatatttgtACAAGTCATTACAACTAATGCCCACAGAGTTGTACATTAGGTAATTCCAAATGACAACTAAGCTGCTTGTGGGTGATGAAAAACCATAAGTTCATCCTTTCATTAACAACTCAAATAATTCTtagttagaaaataaatataacaacccaaatttttattcttgaaaataattttttgtttttttaaaacaaaaaaacagttttctaaaaCAAGAAACACGCTTAACAaccttttgaaaacaatttttttgagaatttgttaagaaaatatgttgtttttagaacaaatatTAGGTGTTTTCGGTTGTTTTCAAtagagtgttttaaaaaataattaaaaatataatgaatactttaaaaacttttgCATCATATATAAGAGTATAGTATTTGAATCAAGAATAGGTtgagaaaactgtttttcatatttgagatccaaacaaaattttattcttaaaaacaattgagaactatttttcagaatcgctcaaaaaaactatttttttgaaaactatttttgaaaacgttCTAAAAACAAACCTTCATTTTTCCCCTTAAAACACACCTCTAAACAAGAGAAAAGCTGGTGAAAgcatttgaaaaatcattgcATAATAGAAATGGGAATATGATGGGAATAGAGGTAAATCACAATACCATATCAAAGAGAGATATCAAACTCCTGGCAAAAGTGAAATATAATTTCCATGAAAATGAACTTttaattcttattcttattctaaaaaacaatccaaatataataatacatcggaaatgaaattgatttttcattctcattccctATTCCAACAATCCAAACATGCCTTACCAGCTGAAGTCAGCCAACAAAAGGGCTCTCAAACTTGAGAAAATCACCTTCCAGGTGTGTCCTAGTCTCATACGGCTGCAGATCCCACTTGAAACATGGGCGGTAAGGATCCTGTTATTGATTacattcttcatttcttcctcTTATTTCCCCTCTAAACAAACTTCACCAAAAGGGAGCTTAAGACGGCCTTTGGCTTCAACATCTTTTCTGAGAAGAATCTCTCTTTGGAGAGCCCAGTATGATGGAAGTCGGGACCTGtaggaatgagatttttaatgTTCATACAGGTAGGAGGTCATGCAACTCATgggatgaattttttttggagCAATGAAATATTCTCATTGCATCCAAATTAATCAATTTGAGGTGAACTCAGAATTGTTTGATTTGTGTAATCATCAATTATTGACATTGGTAAACAAGCCAAAGCAATTGGATTATAATTCACTTCAATCATAAGTACAGTCATATATAATCACACTTCGTGTTACAACGAAACATACATATTTGAAATCAATACTGTAATTAAGCAATCATTATAAAGCAATAAACAAATGACTGCAACCACATTCCATAATATAAGTAGAAGAGGAAATACATGTCATGCAGTGCAGTAATAATATAAGATATCATCACAGATTAGTGGTTATAAGAATGCAACTCTAGACATGACTTTTTGCAGAGAAAAGCTAAAGAATAAAGGTAAAGATGCCATACTACTAGTTGCTCAAATATGAATTACTACTCCTGTTGGTAGCTGATATGGTAAGAATTATACTAACCAAACCAGTGAAGGGATAGCAGACAACAGATCAAATTTGTAGCTGGAATCTACAACATTTGTAACCATGACCTGCTCATCTTGTTTTGCCTTAAATGATAGAAGTCATGTTAGAAATGGCAGCAGCACATATAAttcaaatgaatatttacaCTAACAAGAGAAGTAAATAAATTGAGTTCAAGAGGCATTCTAATAAGCACCAATtccactttttttctttcttttttttttttttttttttttcaaattttccataaaGAAGACTAGTTTCTCAGTGTACAAAATTCCAAATGCATTTGAGACTCCCCTTAGTACCACAACCAACCTCATGTATTACATTTCAAGAATGCCTTCAAAGAATACAAACAGCCAATGCAATGATCCTACTAAATCAAGTCAGGGCAGTTGGCTAAATCTCCATTTGCCCATACACATCATAGACACCATAGAAGGGTTTGCTCAGCTATGAGGCAGATAAGACAATCGCTTAAGGCTTAGTTTTCAAAAGATGCCTACTTAAAATTTTTccatctcaatttttttaaccatCAGAAAAACTGTCATGATCAATAAACCTGCTGAGTTTTATTATGCCAGAACTAATATTATACACAAATATGATCAAGCTCAAGAGAAAACAATGACAAAAAACAGATTATGAGAAGAAATGTGCCCAGTTTGGAAGAGGCAGCACCGTCATGACTATAAGATTCACAAGCCATACTTTGAAGGATAGCATAATAGGAGATGAAAGAGGCTGGTATATCCAGCCTATTCACTGGAAATAGAAAAGGAAGCATCTTTCATCACATTCAACAAGTGCGAAATTGTTATGAACAAATACCTTTATTCTTCTTCTGTACCAAAACAGTACTCAGGTTTTTTCAACACCCATTTCCAAGAGCTGGTATCCAAAAGGGCTGAAATACCAAAGGAGTTTATAGGAAAAGGAAATACATGCAGTTGTTATCTGCCatgtgataaaagaggatcACACAGAAAcaatataagaaaaaagagaaggtGAAAAGAAGAGAGATATGACGGCACcacaaacataaaaattattgtatgaAGAGCATACTTTGGTTTCTTGTGTTTCCCCAGGGAAATGCAATTATTGCTTTTGGAAGGCTAGTCCTTGGAGAACCAGGATGTGCTGtaggtaagaaaaaaaaagagcgggtgaaaagaagagaaaatgatgGTGCCGTAAACATAAAGATCATCGCACAAAGAGCATACCTTGTTTCCATGTGTTAGGGACAGAACTTTCCTCCAGAAAAAGCaatcttgattttgaaaaattagtggTCAAGAACCAGAATCAAAATCATTCAAACAGCCCAGTGAAACTTAGTTTAGAGTTTTCTCATCCAAAGAGtggatattttattatatctcAATCCAACTACAACCTGGATCTTTCCATAATCCTCTTTCTATCATCCCCTTCCTCACCTTTGCAGCATCACTCCAACTACCCTCTTCAGAATAAACCTTTGACAGTAAAACATATGCTGCATCATTCTCAGGAACCAACTGAAGTAGTTTCTTAGCAGCCCATTCTCCCAATTCTTTATTTCCATGTATCCTACAGCCATTCAACAAGGATCTCCAAATAGCTGGCCAGGGAGGAAAAGGCATTGTTTCAATTATATGTTTAGCATCTTCAAGAAATCCATTTCGTGAAAACAAGTCAACTAAGCAGCCGTAATTATCTGGAGAAGGGTCCATCCCATAATCCAAGTTCATCgatttgaagaaaatatcgcCTTGTTCAACAAGACCAAGATGACTACAAGCAGATATAACTGAAACAAAAGTGGCTTGGCTAGGCTCTAGGGTAGCCAACTTCATCTTTTCAAACGTTTCCACAGCTTCCCTTACAAGACCATGATGTGCATATGCTATGACCAtagtattaaaaagaataacatCACGAAATCTGGATGTTTGATCAAAAACTCTTCTTGCATTTTCAATGTCCCCACATTTTGCATACGCATCTATTACTGCACTCGCTACAAATACATGTGCCTCATATCCCATTTTGACAACAAGGGAATGGACAGATTTAGTTTGGCGATAAGCTGCAATACCAGCACAACAATTAAAAATGCTGCCAAAGATAAACTCGTCAGGCTTCCCACCAGCTTCCTTCAGACGGTTAAGAAGACCAATAGCTTCTGAGCTATAACCTTTATGCACCAATGCAGAAATCATGGCCCCCCAAGATACCAAATCTAATCTCTCAACCCCATTAAAAAACTCAAAAGAATCATCTAGCAGTCCAAATCCAACATAACACTTGAGTAATGAACTACAGACATATCCTTGAGATGCAAAACCAGACTTAACTATAGTGCCATGCATTTGTCTACCTAATTTTTGGTTTTCAGTTCTGAAACAAGCTTCCAAGGCGCTTGAGAAGGTACACTCGTCTGCTTCAAGTCCCAGGCCGTTTAAGTTACAGAAAAGGTTCAGGGCATCTGCATTATGACAATTTAAATTATAACCAGAAATCATTTCATTGCAAGTATGTATGCTTTTGAAAGGTGCACTGTCAAACACTAAACATGCCATCCTCATTGCCCCACATTTAGAGAACATATTGATGAGTGAGCTGGTGACACTTGCTTCATCAGAGATTCCAAACTGAAAAGCAAGACAATAAAACTGAAGCCCAGAAACAAGATCAAGAGCCTCTCCACAAAATCTAAACAAGATTGAGAAAGTCACACAGTTGGGCTTTAGGCCTGTTAACATTAATTTATGGAAGAATCTTCCTATTTCTCTTGCATCATCACCTTGTGATAAGCCTGCAAACACAGTATTCCAAGATATAATATCTTTATCTTGCAACCTATCAAAAACCTTCAAAGCATACAACCCTCCACCATTTTTAAAGTACATGTCCATAAGAGAATTCATTACTGCAGTACTAAATCCCACCTCACTCTGAATGATCAATCCATGAATCTgtcttccaaaattcaaattaccCACAACCAAGCACCCTTTGAGAGCATTAATGAAGGTGAAAGCATCCATACTTATTCCTTTATATTGCATCAAAGACACAATCTTGAGACTTTCAAAGCCATAACTACATTGTGCATAGCCTCCAATCATAGCATTCCAACAACCAACAACAAGATTGTCCATACACTCAAACACCCGCTCAGCATCTTCAATATCCCCCAACTTAGCATACATGTTCAAAATGGAACTACCCACAAATGGATTCTTCTCCATTCCAACTTTCAGAGCAAAACAATGTACGCACAAACCCAATTCTTTACCCCCCAAAGCAGCACACGCCTTCGTAACACAGCCAAGAGCAAACTCATTAGGGACCAACCCAGTTCTTATCATCTCCAAATACACCCCCAGACCCATCTCAAACTCACCATTTTGTACAGCACCAGAGACCACCAAAGTCCAAGAAACAAGGTTTTTCATAGGCATTTCACCAAACACCTTAAGCCCACCAGCCAAGAACCCACATTTGGTGTACATCTTGATGAGATTATTTTGTGAGAAAATGTCATTGCAGAATCCCAACTTGATGATCTGGGCGTGTATTTGACTTCCGAGAAGAATACATTTTGAATTTGCAGAGTGAGTAAGTGCAGTGGAGAGGGCAGTTGGGTCATTTCTAAATGAGAGAGAAGAGGAACAATTGCAGGATTTGGATGCATAGACATGGTGTTGATTTCTAAGCATTTTATTAGTAAATAGAGAAAGATGATTGAGCTTTGAAACAAAAGGAACCGTTGAGCCTCTCATCTCATCGAAAGTTGGATCGTGTCAACTCCTACATTCTCACgtgttttaagaaaataatttcagaGTAGAaggattttaaaatatgtttagaaaGCCTTTTACTTGTGTGCTTGGAGGAAAATAAAACCATGTTGGAAGgctattcttaaaaacttatttaggACAGCCACTTCGTAGTATTGTGCCAATTCtagttttgatatatattagACTTGTTTCATAGCTTTCAATTAAGctgcaaactaaaaaaaaaatacttttttaacataaaaataattttctaacttaaaaaatgtgtttgataaattgttgatgtaaaatggttttttttttataaatttgttttgaaaaaacaaatttttaagtgtttgatttattttttaatttttagtcttaattaatttgaagtttatttgtctaatgaaaaaaaaaacaaaataaatattgttttatgACTTTCTAATGTTAATTGGGtctcttttgaatttgatgattttctagttctaatttaataaattttatttattttgtgtcaCTTAAATATAGAATTGATTcgactaattaaaaaattagataagttaagaagtttagaaaaacacttttaattcaaaagaatatcatatttgaaattttcGTTATTAGGTGTAAAAGGTAAATAAATATCATGTTCTACTTTATTTACCTTTTAtagtttttacctttttattttttcacattttttcttttatttttcaagatagatgaaaaaaattctaaatattttctaaaaattattttgtatttcattttgtttttaaaaactatgttCAAATAACAAGcttttagtgtttttaaaaataattttcttccaaaaaaagaagtttttaaatcacatagTGAATCAAGCTtttagtctttttttctttctttctatggTCATGCTTGCCTTGGTTTTTGAGAAGTTAAAAATTCTTGGGAAACTTAGGTTTCAGGcatcaatatcaaaataatagtatattCAAACCCTAGGTTTGCCAATTTCAAGTTTACGATGCTAaccccaaaaatattttgggtcTCATGCACTTTGGGCTGAGTTGttttttaattcccaaaatgcCCTCCTCCTTCGGTCAAGTCAGCCtccacatgtttaaaaaaactaaaagactaaaaataaaaaaacaacttaatagTAGGAACCTTCCTTCTTCGTTTATTTTTGTGTGtaaaccaatgttttcagaaccgaactggtcattgaaccggaaaaaTTATcgattcacggttcactggtcggggttgaaccggtgatgtaataaataattaaatatataatttatatattatataaaattaaaaataattataaaaattacaaatatataaaattacaaattttaataatgtttaatttttatatttggtatattaaattaaataataaagtttaatatttaaaattttattaaatagaaatatgtaatatttaagaatgaagaaatatttaagatgaaaaaatttataatatttaattttatctttttgtctttgtattttattgttttaaaattattctattaattaatttatattatttttataattattattataatattattataaaaataaacaggaatttaaacatttacattttttaaaagattttatatgataaaagtttgaaataaaaacattaatattagattcttattatatatatatatatatataaacaacatTATGGTGCAATGCTCATGGTTCAAACTTCAAAGTTCCATGCGTCCAAACCTCAAAGAGGCAATGTTTTCCTCTAATCAATCTCATtcccaatcccacatcggaagcacATGAATTTTATGTGCTCCATGTGCTCTATAAATACCTTCCAACATTGCCTTTAACCCAAACAAGCCAGAAAACCGGGCCTGAAAGCATGGCCCAAATGAAAGTGTTATATTTAAGCCAAACATGGGGCTTGGAGGCATGACCCAAATATTAGTTGATAAAACAAAgactatgaataattaaggaaaatactgattcgttcccaattggtgtctcagctgattcatgttctctcaatggtccctgacaatgGTGTCATTTGatacgtgtccagctggtgtccattgattgtggtcctcagaagggagtaatcaacaaaatttataacctattacaccatgtactaggatagccttagctagcatagcatagtggctctagggtcgttcactgggatgggttttcatttcacaattgatatcaattcaaagctaaattggtgatttttcatttcaaggttagctctaaaagaaaacataaagatgtgtgaaaaggttggtttttaagtgaaaccaaaaatagtagtaactgattttaattacaaagaaaaatgtttcttggagtttagatcactgggctcagattccttgtataAAAAGGGAGTtttggtcacttgtttcttttcctcgcattagagaattaacatatagttaattctctaaccgatgtggtacagatgcttccctttaatgggttcaaacactaaatccctctcactaatgcatcttgcaatgactcatgCCACTCACCTAGcgtttgccattcaaggtgatctttaaccttggattacccgtcaaaagctcgtaagagataactaatggatgtctccttagagtccaaaagcttaccaagtgttggctattctagaaaatcctaccttcaaaccacctcccaaaggctctcaagagataaactagtgcatctcaatgaacggagatcacttgccttatcaagtgttggcccaggtgaattaaaggcgttttaagttaactaaaaagataaaaaccattaactggtcacactttctcttcattaaaaactaaaacaacaaaacttccaatttctacatgaggaaacttacccgactttctttactccaagagacaaagagcctagccgctcatcctctgaggaaaaatcctcagagtttgattggctagaaagaaaactaacgagaaaacaaaaatatgaaggaaaaacagagcaagtgctctgtaaaatatatttcttccttatacaaaaggttctctccaagaacaagctctcgagatctatattttttttcattgtaaagaaaattacaactatatataagaggttattcacccctttgttcttacttaaagactaaggaatcctatgataggtgggttacaaggagagtttggggatttagacatcaaatatctaaagcaaaatatctcaagatgtcggttggaaatatcaggaagcttcaggagaaattccgttgcactgtgcaaaatggagacttggtcgtcagtattATCAGAGTTTGCTTTTTGATTGTGGGCAGAAATGGATCCGGTGAATCGCAAGTGTttgacgagccaagctgtccggggaatctgaattgGCGGCTGCAGATtttctccgggtaagcgctatcaaaGGATCCGAACATGTCTGACCGAgtaagttgaaacgtcctcctctcccatccggatgtgagatatccggagaaagtgGAATGTCGACCGAACAGAATTCTtcccccgggtggaatgagctatgtcgcaagggggaccgtctgcgtgtgcaaggtgtagggacccttccccctgatgacacggagcgcgcatcgctatccggagcaactccatccgaattccccaagaggacacgtggcgcgctcccctatccggactccctcagggagaagcacacggcactcgtgaacatcacacccggacgatagcatatcctatccggatatgttgtccggatcattgactaaagtgagcaagccttgctatgtcattccgacagcctgccacagcccatgttccgccgccatccgatggtgtgtccgaacaccctgtccggacatcttttgctccttgcattccggatttgcttatggaaaaggacttcaaagcttcgattcttcatgtttctgagctttccattgctttgccaaggattccaaagaactctcctcaatcacggattgctttggtgatcaaaaagctatcaaaacaccaaaacttaacacaatttgattagaattgattgcaatggtccttaatatgttaattgggttaaaaggtgataactactactcaaaagtgtttaaaagagttaattacaagctatgaaatagcactttttgagtagtaatcaaatacccaaaagaggggggggggggttgaattgggtttttcaaaatctttttccacacaataatatatgcacaaaataaataaaggaaagagataaagttagagaattcaaactcgggtttatagtggttcgacactccttgcctacgtccactctcctcaatctcctaaccgagtgagggttccactaacttgaagtttcaatcaagctttcaatcttcttacacttggattccggctccaatgagctcttacacaatctcttcaagatttgaaccacttgaaggctttcgcACTCAGTTTACACAGatatgaaactctcaacctagcttaaggatggctcaagtacaagagaaagctaggatgatttacaagagtgcactaagaatatgcaagtgatggttttttgcactaagaaagaaatgagagctttttgatcaagaataggtaggtaggttttgaatgcaattgttctcttagctctcaatttataggtttttaagctcgggagtcaaaaatagcaaaaggcaacctcgtccggtcgagctagggaTTGACCGGTTCATTAGCCGTTGGaacatttaatgcatgacaggttaccgttgcctcaaccggacctcgaccggtaa is from Vitis riparia cultivar Riparia Gloire de Montpellier isolate 1030 chromosome 10, EGFV_Vit.rip_1.0, whole genome shotgun sequence and encodes:
- the LOC117923424 gene encoding pentatricopeptide repeat-containing protein At3g09040, mitochondrial-like; the protein is MRGSTVPFVSKLNHLSLFTNKMLRNQHHVYASKSCNCSSSLSFRNDPTALSTALTHSANSKCILLGSQIHAQIIKLGFCNDIFSQNNLIKMYTKCGFLAGGLKVFGEMPMKNLVSWTLVVSGAVQNGEFEMGLGVYLEMIRTGLVPNEFALGCVTKACAALGGKELGLCVHCFALKVGMEKNPFVGSSILNMYAKLGDIEDAERVFECMDNLVVGCWNAMIGGYAQCSYGFESLKIVSLMQYKGISMDAFTFINALKGCLVVGNLNFGRQIHGLIIQSEVGFSTAVMNSLMDMYFKNGGGLYALKVFDRLQDKDIISWNTVFAGLSQGDDAREIGRFFHKLMLTGLKPNCVTFSILFRFCGEALDLVSGLQFYCLAFQFGISDEASVTSSLINMFSKCGAMRMACLVFDSAPFKSIHTCNEMISGYNLNCHNADALNLFCNLNGLGLEADECTFSSALEACFRTENQKLGRQMHGTIVKSGFASQGYVCSSLLKCYVGFGLLDDSFEFFNGVERLDLVSWGAMISALVHKGYSSEAIGLLNRLKEAGGKPDEFIFGSIFNCCAGIAAYRQTKSVHSLVVKMGYEAHVFVASAVIDAYAKCGDIENARRVFDQTSRFRDVILFNTMVIAYAHHGLVREAVETFEKMKLATLEPSQATFVSVISACSHLGLVEQGDIFFKSMNLDYGMDPSPDNYGCLVDLFSRNGFLEDAKHIIETMPFPPWPAIWRSLLNGCRIHGNKELGEWAAKKLLQLVPENDAAYVLLSKVYSEEGSWSDAAKVRKGMIERGLWKDPGCSWIEI